In Anaerolineae bacterium, the following proteins share a genomic window:
- a CDS encoding GNAT family N-acetyltransferase: protein FTYERAFFERLGFRVVDKESLPRKVWGECLDCPKFPDCDELAMALEL, encoded by the coding sequence CTTCACGTACGAGAGAGCCTTCTTTGAGCGGCTGGGCTTTCGAGTGGTGGACAAGGAGTCCCTGCCGCGCAAAGTCTGGGGCGAGTGTCTGGACTGCCCCAAGTTCCCCGACTGTGACGAGTTAGCGATGGCGCTGGAGTTGTGA